A genomic segment from Sphingopyxis sp. DBS4 encodes:
- a CDS encoding HNH endonuclease produces the protein MFHPDLARHPDSCPALVLNADYTPLSYYPLSLWPWQTAVKAVFLDRVTIVENYEREIHSPTRTMPIPSVIALRQYVKPSQHPAFTRFNLFLRDRFACQYCGSGKDLTFDHVVPRRLGGRTTWENVATACAPCNLKKGGRTPQQAHMPLYRQPWRPTSWQLQDNGRAFPPNYLHESWIDWLYWDVELEG, from the coding sequence ATGTTCCATCCCGATCTCGCCCGGCATCCCGATTCCTGTCCCGCGCTAGTGCTCAACGCCGATTATACGCCGCTCAGCTACTACCCCTTGAGCCTGTGGCCATGGCAGACCGCGGTCAAGGCGGTTTTCCTCGACCGGGTCACCATCGTCGAGAATTACGAGCGCGAGATTCATTCGCCGACGCGGACGATGCCGATCCCCAGCGTGATCGCGCTCCGCCAATATGTGAAGCCGTCGCAGCACCCGGCCTTCACCCGCTTCAACCTGTTCCTGCGCGACCGCTTCGCGTGCCAATATTGCGGGTCGGGCAAGGATCTGACCTTTGACCATGTCGTGCCGCGCCGGCTCGGCGGGCGGACGACGTGGGAGAATGTCGCGACCGCCTGCGCGCCGTGCAACCTCAAAAAGGGCGGGCGCACGCCGCAGCAGGCGCACATGCCGCTTTATCGCCAGCCGTGGCGGCCGACGAGCTGGCAGCTTCAGGACAATGGCCGCGCCTTTCCGCCGAACTATCTGCACGAAAGCTGGATCGACTGGCTTTACTGGGATGTCGAACTGGAAGGCTGA
- a CDS encoding YbaY family lipoprotein, whose protein sequence is MLRFAAALATLPLAACATIMPSEQPVTVTGAITYRERMALPPTAQVEIRLDDVSLMDAPSKTIAQQSFTADGRQVPFAFSLTVDQRKLDARGRYAVAARITDASGKLMFITDTHNGVTFDGRSRIELGTLVMVRTR, encoded by the coding sequence ATGCTCCGTTTCGCCGCCGCCCTCGCCACCCTGCCGCTCGCCGCCTGCGCGACGATCATGCCGTCCGAGCAGCCGGTGACGGTGACTGGCGCCATCACCTATCGCGAACGCATGGCGCTGCCGCCGACCGCGCAGGTCGAAATCCGGCTCGACGACGTCAGCCTGATGGACGCGCCGTCGAAGACGATCGCACAGCAGTCGTTCACCGCCGACGGGCGGCAAGTGCCCTTCGCCTTTTCGCTGACCGTCGATCAGCGCAAGCTCGACGCCAGGGGGCGCTATGCGGTTGCGGCGCGGATTACCGATGCTTCGGGGAAGCTGATGTTCATCACCGACACACATAATGGCGTGACCTTCGACGGGCGCTCGCGGATCGAACTGGGCACGCTGGTGATGGTCCGGACGCGCTGA